Proteins encoded within one genomic window of Amorphoplanes friuliensis DSM 7358:
- a CDS encoding helix-turn-helix domain-containing protein produces the protein MIGNLETFQDELAASGFPPLVNKLAGAGFRGRITTRDLGPLRLVSLETPESDCAGWERDASDGENMAIKVMIRGRTRIEQGRGDADLGPADLVLLDPTRTFRFESTASAHVTILVPRRELRIRPAQIDRLVGRRIDGSHGPGALVSVLARESARSATEFREAEALRSAAAVIELITVALEARLGDEQPAPDEWLRNRIAGYIEARLADPDLSPLGIAAAHHMSVRRLHKLFEDQPLTVAALIRRRRLERCRAELTAGGRTVTAVAARWGFPDPTHFSKLFKTTYGYNARALVTNNRARTTRTRTAGPEQDGGDQGTR, from the coding sequence GTGATCGGCAACCTTGAGACGTTCCAGGACGAGCTGGCCGCCAGCGGGTTTCCGCCGCTGGTCAACAAGCTGGCCGGGGCCGGCTTCCGGGGGCGGATCACCACCCGTGACCTCGGGCCGCTGCGGCTGGTCTCCCTCGAAACGCCCGAGAGCGACTGTGCCGGGTGGGAGCGTGACGCCTCCGACGGCGAGAACATGGCGATCAAGGTGATGATCCGGGGCCGCACGCGGATCGAGCAGGGGCGCGGCGACGCCGACCTCGGGCCGGCCGACCTGGTGCTGCTCGATCCCACGCGGACGTTCCGGTTCGAGAGCACCGCCTCGGCGCACGTCACCATCCTGGTTCCGCGCCGGGAGCTTCGAATCCGGCCCGCGCAGATCGACCGGCTCGTCGGCCGGCGCATCGACGGCAGCCACGGACCCGGCGCTCTCGTCTCCGTGCTGGCTCGCGAATCAGCGCGGTCGGCGACCGAGTTCCGTGAGGCGGAGGCGCTGCGGTCGGCAGCGGCCGTCATCGAGCTGATCACGGTTGCGCTGGAGGCCCGGCTGGGCGACGAACAACCCGCCCCGGACGAGTGGCTGCGGAACCGGATCGCCGGGTACATCGAGGCCCGGCTGGCCGATCCTGATCTGTCCCCGCTGGGCATCGCCGCCGCCCATCACATGTCCGTACGCCGGCTGCACAAGCTGTTCGAGGACCAGCCGCTCACCGTCGCGGCCCTGATCCGGCGCCGCCGCCTGGAGCGCTGCCGGGCCGAGCTGACCGCGGGCGGACGTACGGTCACCGCCGTGGCCGCCCGGTGGGGATTCCCCGATCCCACCCATTTCAGCAAGCTCTTCAAGACGACGTACGGCTACAACGCCCGTGCACTGGTGACCA
- a CDS encoding ester cyclase: MKIMASGELTELHEVIHPDAVNREATAEPPDCRVQGPAAFAATARWLRSAFAELAFDIHETAASDDLVVVHCTMSGRQVGPFVTYDEHGRVAQAFPATGRQMAVTHTHWTRMRDGLVFEHWANRDDMSQALQLRWVPPTPLYLCRMALAKRQASRRQ, encoded by the coding sequence ATGAAGATCATGGCTTCGGGCGAACTGACCGAGCTGCACGAGGTAATCCATCCCGACGCGGTCAACCGTGAGGCCACAGCAGAGCCACCCGACTGCCGGGTCCAGGGTCCGGCCGCGTTCGCCGCGACCGCGCGCTGGTTGCGGTCGGCCTTCGCCGAGCTGGCCTTCGACATCCACGAGACCGCGGCGTCCGACGACCTGGTTGTCGTGCACTGCACGATGTCCGGACGCCAGGTGGGCCCGTTCGTCACCTACGACGAGCACGGCCGCGTCGCCCAGGCGTTCCCCGCGACCGGACGTCAGATGGCCGTGACGCACACCCACTGGACCCGGATGCGCGATGGTCTGGTCTTCGAACACTGGGCCAACCGCGACGACATGTCCCAGGCCCTTCAGCTGCGCTGGGTGCCACCGACGCCGCTCTACCTGTGCCGGATGGCCCTCGCCAAGCGGCAAGCCTCGCGCCGGCAATAA
- a CDS encoding TetR/AcrR family transcriptional regulator, with translation MNGRTYDNTRRAEQARLTRRRILDAARELIVARGPTSVTMREVAVHAAVSAETVQKTFRTKAALLKETYDVTLAGDDEPVPMVDRPEIQAILAATTPREKLARYATVARVLGDRTGPLVSKLLAGSRSGDPDLADFRETVNRERLIGVTGIVGHLADTGGLRAGLSPEQARDIVWALISPELYDLLITDRGWTPDQYEQWLARTLTDALTE, from the coding sequence ATGAATGGTCGCACCTACGACAACACCCGGCGCGCCGAGCAGGCCCGCCTGACCCGGCGCCGGATCCTCGACGCCGCACGTGAGCTGATCGTGGCGCGCGGACCCACGTCGGTCACCATGCGCGAGGTTGCGGTGCACGCGGCCGTGTCGGCCGAGACGGTCCAGAAGACGTTCCGCACCAAGGCCGCGCTCCTCAAGGAGACCTACGATGTGACGCTGGCCGGGGACGACGAACCCGTACCCATGGTCGACCGTCCTGAGATCCAGGCGATCCTGGCGGCGACCACGCCGCGGGAGAAGCTGGCCCGTTACGCCACCGTCGCCCGAGTGCTCGGTGATCGGACCGGCCCGCTGGTGTCGAAGCTGCTGGCCGGCTCCCGCAGCGGCGATCCCGACCTCGCCGATTTCCGCGAGACCGTCAACCGGGAACGCCTGATCGGCGTGACCGGGATAGTCGGCCACCTCGCCGACACCGGAGGCCTGCGCGCCGGCCTGTCACCCGAACAAGCCCGCGACATCGTCTGGGCCCTGATCTCGCCCGAGCTGTACGACCTGCTGATCACCGACCGTGGCTGGACACCCGACCAGTACGAGCAGTGGCTCGCCCGGACCCTCACCGACGCACTGACCGAGTGA
- the ligD gene encoding non-homologous end-joining DNA ligase: MSAGEVIEPMLATLGEPPAGDDVALEFKWDGIRCLAYVDDGVRLFSRNGRDITTGYPELAELVPLAAGHRVVLDGELVALDSAGVASFERLQQRMHLSAPAPALVTAVPVVYEVFDLLFLDGEATTALPYLQRRELLAGLDLAGDAVRVPAHFVNADPAAVLTAARSQGLEGIVAKRLGSTYQSGRRSRDWIKVPFNQTQEIVVIGWKPGGGRRSGTIGSLLTAVTGPDGNLAYAGGVGTGFTQAMLEQLQGMLAPLSRPTPAVAGIPRVDARGARWVEPVIVGEVSFRNWTGDGKMRHPSWRGLRPDKSPARVPRVTPPVETIDGVMQTLGGSWRVEVVRRGSVTSYRIVHGEDVIDWLPDIADVERILTRAGVAMEALQPAQRRTSA; this comes from the coding sequence ATGAGCGCCGGCGAGGTGATCGAGCCGATGCTGGCCACGCTCGGGGAGCCGCCGGCCGGGGACGACGTCGCGCTGGAGTTCAAGTGGGACGGCATCCGCTGCCTCGCCTACGTCGACGACGGCGTGCGGTTGTTCTCGCGGAACGGCCGGGACATCACCACCGGTTACCCCGAGCTGGCCGAGCTGGTACCCCTCGCGGCCGGGCATCGTGTGGTCCTCGACGGGGAGCTCGTCGCCCTGGATTCCGCGGGGGTCGCCTCGTTCGAGCGGCTGCAGCAGCGCATGCACCTCAGCGCACCTGCGCCGGCGCTCGTCACCGCCGTACCGGTGGTCTATGAAGTCTTTGACCTGCTGTTTCTTGACGGTGAGGCCACGACCGCGCTGCCTTATCTCCAGCGTCGCGAGCTGCTGGCCGGTCTTGATCTGGCCGGTGATGCGGTGCGCGTCCCGGCGCATTTTGTGAACGCCGACCCGGCGGCGGTGCTGACCGCCGCCCGCAGCCAGGGCCTCGAGGGGATCGTCGCCAAGCGGCTGGGGTCGACCTACCAGAGCGGCCGGCGCTCCCGCGACTGGATCAAGGTGCCGTTCAACCAGACCCAGGAGATCGTGGTCATCGGCTGGAAACCCGGCGGCGGACGCCGCTCCGGGACCATCGGTTCGCTCCTGACCGCGGTCACCGGACCTGACGGCAACCTCGCGTACGCCGGGGGAGTGGGCACGGGCTTCACCCAGGCGATGCTCGAGCAGCTCCAGGGCATGCTGGCGCCGCTGAGCCGCCCCACACCCGCGGTGGCGGGCATACCGCGTGTCGATGCGCGGGGTGCCCGCTGGGTGGAACCGGTGATCGTCGGTGAGGTGTCGTTCCGGAACTGGACCGGCGACGGCAAGATGCGCCACCCGTCGTGGCGTGGTCTGCGGCCGGACAAGAGCCCGGCGCGGGTGCCCCGGGTGACACCACCGGTCGAGACGATCGACGGTGTCATGCAGACCCTCGGCGGCTCGTGGCGGGTCGAGGTGGTGCGCCGCGGCAGCGTCACGTCGTACCGGATCGTGCACGGTGAGGACGTGATCGACTGGCTGCCGGACATCGCCGACGTCGAGCGCATCCTGACCCGCGCCGGGGTGGCAATGGAAGCTCTGCAGCCCGCCCAGCGCCGGACATCGGCTTAG
- a CDS encoding TetR/AcrR family transcriptional regulator: MPKRVDHEHRRRQIGEALLRIASTRGLQSATMREVAAEAGVSLRLVQYYFHTKEQLLLAALAYLGEQLTERVSAGIRALGPVTPRTVIYGTLTAVLPTDEESVRLTRAYTGFYTLLFSSEAEMATRHGATYPDKLESLLAAQIATAQEAGEVAADVDPALTAAALLALTNGLGSSVLGGQRDGAAAQRILEDELDRLFRPGEPSRATGH, from the coding sequence ATGCCGAAGCGGGTGGACCATGAGCATCGACGGCGGCAGATCGGCGAAGCCCTGCTGCGGATAGCAAGCACGCGCGGCCTGCAGTCGGCGACCATGCGCGAAGTGGCCGCTGAGGCAGGTGTCTCCCTCCGCCTCGTGCAGTACTACTTCCACACCAAGGAACAGCTGCTGCTGGCCGCGCTCGCCTACCTCGGCGAGCAACTCACGGAACGGGTGTCCGCCGGCATCAGGGCGCTCGGCCCGGTCACCCCACGCACCGTCATCTACGGCACGCTCACGGCCGTCCTGCCGACCGACGAGGAGAGTGTGCGGCTGACGCGGGCCTACACCGGCTTCTACACCCTGCTCTTCAGCAGCGAGGCCGAGATGGCAACCCGGCACGGCGCCACCTACCCCGACAAGCTGGAGTCCCTGCTGGCCGCGCAGATCGCCACGGCTCAGGAGGCGGGCGAGGTCGCCGCCGACGTGGATCCGGCGCTGACCGCGGCCGCGCTGCTCGCGCTGACCAACGGCCTCGGTTCGAGCGTGCTGGGCGGCCAGCGGGACGGTGCCGCGGCGCAGCGGATCCTCGAGGACGAGCTCGACCGGTTGTTCCGGCCCGGAGAACCGTCACGCGCGACCGGTCACTGA
- a CDS encoding alpha/beta fold hydrolase, whose product MPIGEFRSDQARDRFLTVYDDAVHRLWPSSSVDSDVVTSFGTTRVHRLGSGDRTPFVLLPGSGGPSLMWHDYVGRLAADRPVITIDPVGEPGPSVQTRAITSGDEWSCWLGEVLAGLGVGRAHLVGTSYGGWIALRHALRSPQAVAGLVLLDPGGFGKVSRKFVAWIIACGLTGFAPRPVRHALARPLRNASLREDDLMPLVKASFGFRRKHIPPTPLTDDDLERITAPTLLLVGGHSQLYDARAVATRVTTRMPHAVAEVIPEAGHDLVLWHPDELAARMVAFAADASAPA is encoded by the coding sequence ATGCCGATCGGCGAGTTCCGCAGCGATCAGGCCCGCGATCGTTTTCTGACCGTCTACGACGATGCTGTCCATCGGCTCTGGCCGTCCTCGTCGGTCGACTCCGATGTGGTCACCAGCTTCGGCACGACCCGCGTCCACCGGCTGGGCTCCGGCGACCGGACGCCGTTCGTGCTCCTGCCGGGCTCGGGAGGGCCGTCGCTGATGTGGCACGACTACGTCGGCCGGCTCGCCGCGGACCGCCCGGTGATCACGATCGACCCCGTGGGTGAGCCCGGCCCGTCGGTGCAGACCCGCGCCATCACCAGCGGCGACGAATGGTCCTGCTGGCTCGGCGAGGTCCTCGCCGGTCTCGGCGTCGGCCGCGCCCACCTGGTCGGGACCTCCTACGGCGGGTGGATCGCCCTGCGTCACGCGTTGCGGTCACCGCAGGCCGTTGCCGGTCTGGTGCTCCTCGACCCGGGTGGCTTCGGCAAGGTCAGCCGCAAATTCGTAGCCTGGATCATCGCCTGCGGGCTGACCGGATTTGCACCGAGGCCGGTCCGGCACGCACTGGCGCGGCCCCTCCGCAACGCCTCGTTGCGGGAAGACGACCTCATGCCGCTGGTCAAAGCCTCCTTCGGCTTCCGGCGCAAGCACATCCCGCCCACCCCGCTGACCGACGACGACCTGGAACGAATCACGGCCCCGACGCTGCTGCTGGTCGGCGGTCACAGCCAGCTGTACGACGCCCGGGCGGTCGCCACCAGGGTCACCACCCGGATGCCGCACGCCGTCGCCGAAGTCATCCCCGAGGCCGGCCACGACCTGGTCCTCTGGCATCCCGACGAACTCGCCGCGCGCATGGTGGCCTTCGCCGCGGACGCTTCAGCCCCGGCCTGA
- a CDS encoding PP2C family protein-serine/threonine phosphatase — protein sequence MSDSAVSGTALDHVLLAVEKAAPVDAVEAVTRTIGDHLNADWVSFLVADMSGRALVRLVHIPVDQVSRGRRQDQDVAEVLAFDGGPQEQALRSQQVLVEQVGDRFVVRAPVTQRGEAIGLLELALSAAPSEAAVERVSRAAHTLAFVVIANRRHTDLFEWGQRTTPFTLAAEIQRRLLPEAFTCEADSFTLSAWLEPAASIGGDTFDYSLAREVLHLSITDAVGHGVDSALTATLCVSGLRNARRRGATLVEQAQAANQAVAGNRPAGSLFATGLLGRLHLATGLLAVVNAGHPAPLLVRDGTVRPVTLAVNRPFGLLADKPYRADELQLLPGDRLVLLTDGMLERGAAALDLPARLQDLTRLHPREVVRVLGDVVLEVAGPALPDDACLLVLDWYGGHGGTRSTTAGADPSRASTSDPSVTASDRSPREPQ from the coding sequence GTGAGTGACAGTGCGGTGAGCGGAACGGCTCTCGACCATGTGCTTCTCGCGGTGGAGAAGGCAGCCCCGGTCGACGCGGTCGAGGCGGTGACCCGCACCATCGGCGACCATCTGAACGCTGACTGGGTGTCGTTCCTCGTCGCCGACATGAGCGGCCGGGCCCTGGTGCGGCTGGTGCACATTCCGGTCGACCAGGTGTCCCGGGGCCGGCGGCAGGACCAGGACGTCGCCGAGGTCCTGGCCTTCGACGGCGGCCCCCAGGAGCAGGCGTTGCGCTCGCAGCAGGTGCTGGTCGAGCAGGTCGGCGACCGGTTCGTGGTGCGAGCACCGGTCACCCAGCGCGGGGAGGCCATCGGGCTGCTGGAGCTCGCGCTGTCGGCCGCGCCGAGCGAGGCGGCGGTGGAGCGGGTGTCGCGGGCCGCGCACACCCTGGCGTTTGTCGTCATCGCCAACCGCCGGCACACGGACCTGTTTGAGTGGGGTCAGCGCACGACGCCGTTCACCCTGGCCGCCGAGATCCAGCGACGGCTGCTGCCCGAGGCGTTCACCTGCGAGGCCGACTCGTTCACGCTGTCGGCGTGGCTCGAACCGGCGGCCAGCATCGGCGGGGACACCTTCGACTACAGCCTGGCCCGCGAGGTGCTGCATCTGAGCATCACCGACGCCGTCGGCCACGGTGTGGACAGCGCGTTGACCGCGACCCTGTGCGTCAGCGGGCTCCGCAACGCCCGCCGGCGCGGCGCGACCCTGGTCGAGCAGGCCCAGGCCGCGAATCAGGCGGTCGCCGGCAACCGCCCGGCCGGGTCGCTCTTCGCCACCGGGCTGCTCGGCCGTCTGCACCTGGCCACCGGACTGCTCGCCGTGGTCAACGCCGGGCATCCGGCACCCCTGCTGGTCCGCGACGGGACCGTCCGGCCGGTGACGCTGGCCGTGAACCGGCCGTTCGGCCTGCTGGCCGACAAGCCCTACCGCGCGGACGAGCTGCAGTTGCTGCCCGGCGACCGCCTGGTGCTGCTCACCGACGGCATGCTCGAACGCGGCGCCGCCGCCCTCGACCTGCCCGCCCGCCTGCAGGACCTGACCCGCCTCCACCCCCGCGAAGTCGTCCGCGTCCTCGGCGACGTCGTCCTCGAGGTGGCCGGCCCCGCCCTGCCCGACGACGCCTGCCTGCTCGTCCTGGACTGGTACGGCGGCCACGGCGGAACCCGCTCCACCACCGCCGGCGCCGACCCCAGCCGGGCCAGCACCTCCGATCCATCGGTCACGGCTTCGGACCGTTCCCCGCGCGAGCCGCAATGA